The following are encoded together in the Citrus sinensis cultivar Valencia sweet orange chromosome 1, DVS_A1.0, whole genome shotgun sequence genome:
- the LOC107175649 gene encoding uncharacterized protein LOC107175649, which produces MPNYVKFPKDILARKRRLGEFEMVALIQESSHMLQSKIPQKLKDPGSFTIPCSIGTRYNGRALCDLGASINLMPLSVFKQLGVGECRPTTVTVQLTDRYHAFPEGKIEDVLVKVDKFIFPVDFIVLDFEADKEVPIILGRPFLATGKTLIDVQK; this is translated from the coding sequence ATGcctaattatgtgaaattcCCAAAGGACATTTTGGCAAGAAAGAGAAGATTGGGAGAATTTGAAATGGTTGCTTTAATACAGGAAAGCAGTCACATGCTCCAAAGTAAGATTCCTCAAAAATTGAAGGATCCAGGAAGCTTCACAATACCATGTTCCATTGGAACTAGGTATAATGGCAGAGCACTTTGTGATTTAGGAGCCAGTATTAATCTGATGCCATTATCTGTATTTAAGCAGTTGGGAGTAGGAGAATGCAGGCCAACAACAGTCACTGTACAATTAACTGATAGATATCATGCATTTCCTGAAGGAAAAATTGAGGATGTATTGGTGAAGGTTGACAAATTCATCTTTCCAGTGGACTTTATTGTTTTAGACTTTGAAGCTGATAAAGAAGTACCCATTATACTTGGAAGACCTTTCCTAGCAACCGGAAAAACTCTGATAGATGTGCAGAAATGA
- the LOC107175648 gene encoding uncharacterized protein LOC107175648 has protein sequence MANDRDRAIRDYTVLTPQVVHLGIIRPEVEAANFELKPMMFQMLQTVGQFNGLPNGDHHLHLKLFFEVSDAFKIAGATQDALRLRLFPYSLRDRARAWLNSLPSDFITIWNELADKFLMKYFLPTKNAKLHNEITSFHQLEDENLYEAWEIFKELLRRCPHHGIPCCIQLETFYNRLNLSTRLMVDASDCGALLSKSYTEAYEILERIAKNNYQWSSTRQPVARGAVGVHNIDAITDLSAQVTSLTNMVKAMTSAPAVVKQVAELSCVYCGEEHEFDNCPGNPVSVNYMGNYNRQPQNNPYSNTYNPGWKQHPNFSLSNQNQNAPALSGRNRNTQPPGFHQ, from the coding sequence ATGGCAAATGACAGAGACAGGGCTATCAGAGATTATACTGTGTTAACTCCTCAAGTTGTACACCTTGGGATAATCAGACCTGAAGTGGAAGCCGCAAACTTTGAACTGAAGCCAatgatgtttcaaatgttgcaAACAGTGGGTCAATTCAATGGACTGCCAAATGGAGATCATCACCTCCATCTTAAGTTGTTTTTTGAAGTGAgtgatgcttttaaaattgctGGAGCAACACAAGATGCTTTAAGACTAAGGCTTTTTCCTTACTCCTTAagagatcgagcaagagcatggttgAATTCATTACCATCTGATTTCATCACTATATGGAATGAATTGGCCgataaattcttaatgaaatattttctaccaacaaaaaatgcaaaattgcATAATGAGATCACTtctttccatcaacttgaagatgagaatTTGTATGAGGCTTGGGAAATATTCAAAGAATTGCTCAGAAGGTGTCCTCATCATGGCATTCCTTGTTGCATACAATTGGAGACTTTCTATAACAGATTGAATCTAAGTACGAGATTGATGGTTGATGCTTCAGATTGTGGAGCCTTGTTATCCAAATCTTACActgaagcttatgaaattttggagagaattgccaaaaataattatcagtgGTCATCAACTAGACAACCAGTAGCAAGAGGAGCAGTAGGGGTACATAATATAGATGCAATTACAGATTTATCAGCACAAGTAACTTCATTGACTAACATGGTGAAAGCCATGACATCTGCTCCAGCGGTAGTAAAGCAAGTTGCTGAATTGTCTTGCGTGTACTGTGGTGAAGAACATGAATTTGATAACTGTCCTGGAAATCCAGTATCAGTAAATTATATGGGTAATTACAACCGACAGCCTCAAAACAACCCATACtcaaatacttacaacccTGGATGGAAGCAACACCCAAATTTCTCGTTGAGTAATCAGAATCAAAATGCTCCAGCATTGAGTGGACGGAACAGAAATACTCAACCACCTGGTTTTCATCAGTAA